The Elgaria multicarinata webbii isolate HBS135686 ecotype San Diego chromosome 1, rElgMul1.1.pri, whole genome shotgun sequence genome includes the window CTTTTTGAAAATATCAACATATTATTGCTAAATGCATCTTTACTGATTTGATGTTGTTAATATAAGAAAGAGCAATGGATAGCAACAAGTGGTAAAATTTCCAAGTTTCATATTGCACACAAAAATGATAAACTTGAATCTTGTGTAGAATTATCTATTATGGAGAAAATTATTTCTCCTATTGCTAATCAAAGAAGTAGCGAAAGACTTAGCGCATATAAGCAGGCAGAGAGTTACTTACACCATCTGGTTTCTCaacattatattatatatatacactAATTTTTCAAGTTTTCAGACCAGTGCATTTATAACTTGCTTTCCTACCCCAAAAGCAATTCCCAGCTGCTAGAGTAGAAAAGGAAATGAGGTCTCTTGCAGAGAAGAGGGATACTTTACAAAACATTTTGCTTGCAATATGGCCCCTTTTCAAGCAATCACCAACAGAAATCACCAGCTCTACAGGGAAGGACATTGTGGCCAGACACAAGCAGAGATTCACACCCAATGTTAACAATAGTAACTTTTCAGTAACATGTGTTCAGATAAAAAACACATTTAAGCTGTGCTACTGAAATGTGCTATCATCTAAATATCTTTCAAGACTATTCAGCAGCAGGGCTTCTGTTATATACAAGGAAGTCAGAAACATCATGCCAAACATTGCTGTCATCATACAGGTAGGTCATGGATGATTGCAATGATGGTTGTAGAGTGTGCCGGTGATATTCAAAGAGCCAGAGGACAATCCCCCAAACCAGAGCAGCAAAGAGTGGGAAGGGATCTTGTTTTGGCTCTGGGATGTAACCTTTCTCCACTGCCAATCGAGACAAGCCAAACAGGATACGAGACAACAGGTACATGTTTATCTGTATGGAAAGGAAATCTGAATGAATATCAGGCAAGTAATGTATCCAGAAAGTGTGATTATTTGAAACATCCCTcagatccaagtggagaggcgggtaataaataaataaataaataaataaataaataaataaataaataatttccagtTGCCTTTCACACCGGAATGCCTTTCTAGTCTCAACTGGGCTCTCTGCCCTTAACTTAGTTGAACAACAGCTTACATCTGTTACAAAACAGAGTTGCttgaaaaaaattatttattttattgattgattgattgattgattacatttttataccgcccaatagctgaagctctctgggcggttcactggaagtctttaatattcactaatGTACAtgcccttttaaattatttacttgctTCATAGAAAAATAACAAATGGTCAGGGTAAATGAATTCTCCATGcccctttgacagctaaaagatggATATTGCAACATTGGAAGAAGAAACACTCACCTGCTGTAATGCAATGgattacaatgctttcaatatttgaataggTGACAGATAGACCTTCCACCTTCAAATCAATACTTATTTggctatttggtctgcttttgctgAAACCTATGTGTAATTGCTAATAAGTTCTATGCATTTCATAGGTATTCATtactatggatatatacaaatccatgcacgcatattaaaaaatggggggggggggggagagataacaAATCGTTTTTTACAGGTGCCCATGAGTGCTAGGTTGGGTATCCCTGCATTAGAGAATTTTGCTAAATACCTGAAAAAAACAGATGCATACAGTGGTAGCAAGGAAGGATTACTAGTGCTCTGTGCTCATCACCATTCTCTCTAGAGCACCTCAGTGAATGGAAGAAAGATTGAGTTGTAGTTAATTTTATCGTCCCTAAAATTTTTAGCTGAAAGCACAAACTGAGGcaatagctagacggggcgatccccgggatcgtccctgtgcgttcacatgacgcataggggatcccaggatcagggagggatgatccctcacttgccccgggatcttgccctcccctttatagcacggaacatgtggctgggcaccacggtttgtcccggctcctcacggttactcacgaggagctgggagccatgcatggggcgcagagctcctcaggagcactgcgcccatgggggtgggggaagcggggaaataatttttttatataaaaaaacaccttttgcgcatgagcgttcatgcgctgctggctctttaaaaaaaaaataaatggtgggcgcgacacctctccctttGAGGTCGTcgtgcgctgcgtgtaaacagaggggggatctcacaataaaaccatTGCGAAATCTTCAGCCCTCTGTCGCGGACTCAcaggtagttctagctaaggccgcagAAATTCAGAAACAGTTGAGTACTATGGAGCAACATGGATCACTAACATCACTTGAATATCATTTTGCATTTGATGGGCAGAAACACAAATCCAAGATAATTCACCATAGCTTACCTGGCTGTTAATATTACTATTTTCCCCAAACACTAACCAGCCCCCAATACAGGCTGCGAGGAATGAATGAAATGGAATCTTCTTTCCCTGCATTCGTGACTGTAGGGCCATCAGACCCTTATATGTGAATACAAAGTATGCCAGGTTTCTGGAATGAGTGTAGGTGGCCCGAACAATTGCTTTCAATTTCTCCCTTAagctgaaaagaaatgaaaaactgTTATTATATCCCCATCCCCCAAATGTACTAATTCCATCAATTATTAAGCCATCGCCTCTGATGTGCTTCAGAAAGCAACAGTGATAGTTTATTCCAAGTTCAAACAGCAATAGAAAGCGAAGGATAGGCAATCAAACCTActgataattatttttatttagagtatttttatcccacacctcagccataaaggctctcggagcagcttacaattgatcagtaaagaagacagtccctgccctcaggcttacattataaaaaaaagacatgacacacaaggaaaaggggatggggagggaagagggagaaaagaaaaagaaattaaggagactgttcaggctggtgggaaggccctgctccgtcctctcatctcccaatggaggggcagatcaacagctccttcttcttccccacagggtaaaGATGTTAATTAAATTATTGTGGGCATGAATAGATTCTCTAGTGAAACTGGACTTAGTCTTAAAGTTAGATAGATATCCAGTTTTGAACTTTAGATACTTAAGAACTTCAGATGCTTTCTTAAGACCTATCTCTTgatgcaggctttccctgaactGTGACCCAGCCAATATAGTTACAGCTTTATTGTTGAGCACTGATGGTtgaatttatcttatttattgaatacatttctaatctgcccaataactaatgttctgtGGGAGGATTGCAACTTTGTTATATTGTTATTATGTTAACCGCTTTGATAATTTTATCAGAAAACTGCATGCAAATTTAAGACATTTGTGTAGTTAACTcaataaagagtcttgtggcacgtTAAAGACTTAACATATTTATGGCATAAGCCTGGGTGGggcccagaggccaaatccagATCTCCAAGGTTCTCCAGATGGGTATGCCCCCCTCATtcccccccaaccactgatcattttgtgttttcctggcttttgtgcctttTCATCCATTaaaaaaggttgaaatccctctcctaagggttagttactgtcagtaagtGCTTTAAGTATGCTGgtaatgttgttgctgttgttgttgtatttttgcccccccccctttttttttgcctttggccctgcccaccctgAGACCAGctttgaaactgaattcagcccaagAACTGAAATAGGTTTCACATCTTTGGCACATCTTTGGCTCACATCTTCATGAGCTAGAattcatttcatcagatgcatgaagtgtcatCCTTACATTAGAAGGGATATGTATATATGGTTGagacagagggaggggaggactGTAAACTGCGAGGttagaaagaaataaaatacaaaaagtacAGACTGCAACAATTATGTGAAAGCTTAAGCATGTGTAAAATTATTACAGTGACCCTTCACAAAGTAGCATTGATGAGAACACTAACATCCTGACAGTGGAAAGCTACTTAGCATCTGTATTAGGATAAAAATATCTTGACTCAGGCCACAGGTGCTAGAATCAAACTTCTTAATACACTGTAATTCAGTGGGTTAAGGCTGGTGCCTCCCTTTGAAGTTCTGTTGTTCAAGGATATTCACTTTAAGGTCAGTAAAATTACCTAAAAGACTGAAATATTTTCTCACTGGATTCTGATTATTGCACTTTCTCATGTCAGATTTGTGTTCATTGATTATTTTGCATAGAGATTGCCTTTTTGCACTATGTCAAATGCAGAAGGTCATCCTAATGATGTTTAACAGCCCAatactgtacatgtttactcagtagGAAGCCCCCTGAATTAAAGGAAttttgctgcaatcctatatatacttaaCTAgaaatgtcccattgaattcaatgggactgagtaggcatgcataggtttgcactgttattTCCAGGTTAAGTGGGGATAGGACTTCCCAAACCCCACTGAACCCAGTGTAACTTACTCAGGCTGCCATCCGAAACCCACTTACTAGGAGGTAATTCCAACAGAATATAGTGAAGTTTTCTATGAGTAAATATCAGTACCATAGCAGTAAAAATGTCTTTGGTAGCcttgtttaattaaaaatatagatCTACTCAGTAAATCTAtcccaaagacacacacacacacacacacacacacacacacacacggaaaataTATCTCAACAGGTTCAATATGCTCAGaaggctttaatttttttaacaattGCAAAAGCTGGACTTTATGAAACCATATATGGTTATAAATAGTTACATAGATTTGACAGAGACTAATAAGTGTACCTTCCACTCCTAAAGAGAAATGTCATCACCAAGGCATGGGGAGCACGGATCTTCGCTCCATAACtatcaaaaggaaagaaagaacattATGCAATTTACCAAGTGCCTATACTTAGAAATCCAAaataagccctacttagagaagatccactgaaatgaatgagacttgttAGTCATAACTTacaagtcccactcatttcaatggatcttctctaagtaggacttacattgatTTTACCTAGAATGTTTCAATATTATTTTGTTCTTTGAATCTGGTTATTGGTTCACATATCTCAGCCATAAAGTACCACATTTTGGGGATGTACCTTAGTTTGCGAAGCAGTACAGATTGTACCATTTCCCAACTCTTAAATCACATGCATAGGCATGCAAGTTACCAACCCAGCTGGGTTTGCTCTATATGCAACCTGCTGCATTAAGAGAATGTAAATAAGCTGTGGCAGAGTAAGTTAAAATGATTGCCTAATATAGTGTAGACATTTGGAAAAGATCAGCTTTACAATTTCCCCTCAAACAACGATATCCTTATTGCTCTGTACCCAGTCACAAATGTtgtacactatatatatatatatatatagagagagagagagagagagagaggactagCACTTTGCAGCTAAGGGGGAAAaagctcctttcccccccaaatgatTCATAATGTAAATGGGAAGTAAATGAAACAAGAAGTATCAAAGCTTTAAAGCGCAAATATAAATATGTACATTTCACTTACAATTATGAGTTACTGAAAGACTAGAAGTAATACACAGATATCCTTCAGAATAGAGTGGGCTATGGAAAAACCAGATGGAAAATACAGGTTTTGAGCATAGATTTAAGGACAGAAATAGAAGTATACTGTAGACGTGCCAGAAGAGATTACCAAACAGGTTGAAATGAGGGAAGCAGAAACAAGCCTATGCTGAGCTTTAGACATGAGGGAAAGAGGTCAattgcaaaatgaaacaaagtCAAAGGAGCCAAGCAGTGGTTGAACACAATAACATAATCACATATTTTTAGCAATAGAGGGGATTGGGATGGGGCAAAAAGGCTAGCAAGAAAACCTGTAGTAGCTGAGATAGGAAACAATAATTGAGAAAATAGTAAAGAAGGGATGGATTTTAAAGATATCGTATATAAAGGCAAAAGGATTCAGCAACAAATCAAGTCTGGagtattaaaaaagaaatctaagGTATTAGCTACAGCCTATAACTGTTGCTGGGTTTCCCCTTATAGGTTTGGATGAGTATGTGCTAGTCAAATGCTGTTGTAGGATTCAGCTCCTCCCCACTACTCACCACCAAATATCAATCCTTTATTGGGGCTTCTTTGAAAACAACCATAAATATGCAGTTTGGTTCCAAGCTTACATATACTTAGAAcagaccactgaaatcaatggaacttcttgttattattattatctctcgcacatggcattttttctagacggacatgacaagTATTGCCAAGCCATGcagtcttttacagattcaggaatttcctgacaattgagcatgttttaagtatgactgttttctggatgtcggtgtggatgtattttggtaggcccagtttctgaaggttttctgtatagttttttgatgtgatgacaGTGACAGAAGTGgctaatggaattattattattattattattattattattattattattatgctgcattatttatatcccagctttcaggatacaaatccttccAAGACTGCTCCAAGTAACAtcaaaacacttttaaaacacacacctcacAATAAACAGTATTTGTCCACTTGCAACAAGTCATCAGGACTTCCCAGAGGGCAGTTGGTGACAGAGGGGACAGTCTGCCTTTAGCCGGCTGTGGGGTGGTCTGTGCTTGCCTCCCAAAGAGCAATTGGTGGCAGATGGTGTTTGAGCACATTTAATTAATGGGTTAAGATTTCAATGTGGGTGTACATACAAACTGGTGTATTTAGTTTGTGTTCATCCCATATCTAACTTTCAAGTATaaagttgatggtgctatataaataaataaaataataataataataataataataataataataataataataataataataagaagtagTAGTAGGGTAGCACAATACTTTATATATCCTACCAAAATATAACatgttatgactaacttaagcccat containing:
- the PXMP4 gene encoding peroxisomal membrane protein 4, whose protein sequence is MGAEAMFRTLLYTVNSLLQQRRYHAALAVFKGFRNGAVYGAKIRAPHALVMTFLFRSGSLREKLKAIVRATYTHSRNLAYFVFTYKGLMALQSRMQGKKIPFHSFLAACIGGWLVFGENSNINSQINMYLLSRILFGLSRLAVEKGYIPEPKQDPFPLFAALVWGIVLWLFEYHRHTLQPSLQSSMTYLYDDSNVWHDVSDFLVYNRSPAAE